CTACACAACAGGATTACGAGCTAATTCGTAAGACAAATAAAGGTGATACATCTGCTTTTAGACAACTTGTCTATATATATAAAGATGTATCACTTTCTTTGGCGTCTTCTATTATAAAAGATTCAAGTATTGCAGAGGATGTAGTGCAAGATGTATTTATTAAAGTCTATCATAAATTAGATACATTTAGCTTCAAATCTTCATTTGCCACTTGGTTGTATCGTATTGTTGTTAATACATGTTATAATCAATTAAAAAAACAAAAACAGAATGTACCCCTAAACGTTATTGAGGATACAGCTATTATCATTTCAGAAGAAAAGAACATATTAAGTGAAGCCGACCAAAAGAAATATATCAATCTGGCATTACAAAAATTACGTCCGGATGAGTCTTTATTATTACGACTTTTTTATCTCTGCGAGTTAAGTATTAAAGAAATAGAAGAGATTACTGGTTTTAAACCTTCAAAAATCAAAGTCGATTTACATAGAGGTAGGGAAAATGTACATTTTCAATTAAAACGATTACTAGGAAACGATTTAAAACATTTACTATGAAAGAAGAAGAATTTAAAAAAATCATAAGTAAGAGTACCATAGAAACCTCAGATGATTTTATAAATACACTTATGAATACTATTGAAGTAGATCAAAAAATTAAGGCAACGTCGTTTTGGTGGTCATTTAAGCCTATTTTGATTACATGTTCAGTATTAATATTAACCATAACATTTATTCTTTTTAAATTTTTAAACTATAGTAATATTTCTTTAAATGTACTAGCCAAAATTCCTAAAACACCAGTATTTGTTGTTGTTACATTAGTACTCTTATTTTATACAAATTCTATTATAAGATTAAACGAATATCGCAGTACAAAAAACAGATTTGATAATGAATTTAAATAATGTCTAATTAAGATTGGTAGCTAACGAAGAATAAATGTGCATAAAAGAAAATTATTCATTTTTGGTGTACGAATAATTACTATTTTTTATAAATAGTTACTTGTTAAAAGTATGTATATTTACCCCATCCTACATTTTTAAAACTACATATTATACCTCAATTTAGAATATTTAGGAATCATTTTCAATATAGTTAAGTATTAAGAATAAGAAAATTGCACTAGTGAAAGTATTTATTTCTCTAATTTTATTGGTTTTTACCTATTCTTTTAGTTTAGGACAAACCATGATTCACGATCCGGGAGGAAATTTGTCCCAACGCTGGCAAATCAATAATGATACTATTAAACTTTTTAAAATAGTGCCTTATAAACCCGTTTATTTTTTACTGGCCAATTATACTAGCGATATAAATAATCAACCTCTAAGTGATAATCCAATAAATTCTGTAGATGAACCTTCTGATTTTACTAATACCGAATTAAAATTTCAACTTAGTTTTAAAACCAAGGCAATACGAAATATATTAGGTAAAAAGATTGGTGGGGATTTATGGGTTGCCTATACGCAATCCTCACGCTGGCAGTTATATAGTGCACATATTTCAAGACCTTTTAGAGAAACTAATTACGAGCCAGAATTTATGTTAACCTTTCCTACAGCTTATAAAATATGGGGATTAAATGGTGTATTTGCGGGCATTGGTATTAATCATCAAAGTAATGGGAGATCAAATCCCTTATCCAGAAGTTGGAACAGGGTTATTTTACAGGTTGGATGGGAGACACCTTCTTTAAGCATTGTCTTGAAGCCCTGGTGGCGTGTACAAGAAACTCCCATAGAAGACAACAACCCGGGAATAGAGAATTATGTAGGACGTGTTGAACTTTTGTCTGCATTCTCAAAAGGAAGACATGATATAAGTATAATAGCAAGGCACTCATTACGAGGAGGGAGTAGAAATCGAGGCAGTATTAGGTTGGACTATGCAATTAAAGTACTAGACCTATTACAAATTCATGCTCAGGTATTTCATGGGTACGGAGAAAGTCTTATTGATTATAACCATAAACAAACTACTGTTGGGGTAGGACTATCCCTTTTGCAATGGAGGTAATGTTTTTTTAGAGTAGTGTATGTAATGATTTAATTACTGCAATTAATTGAAATATAAATTGTTGGATTTTTTTGATAAAAACCTCTATCTCTGGAGTATACTTATATGAAACTATAAAGTAGTTGATAGGAGCTCTTTTACTTTAAAATAATTTACTATCTTTTCATACGTTTATAGATCATCTAATATAATCAACCAAGACCTCCCTATGGAAATTTTCTCTTCTTACAATGTTATTATAGGAATTTCGCTTATTATAATCTTATCCTTTATTTTTAATGGAGTTGCCAAAAAAACTAATGTTCCTGCGGTACTATTATTAATTATTCTGGGGATTATCATACAATATATTCTTAAAGCTTTTGGTGGGGATACGATTGATTTTTTCCCAATGCTCGAAGTATTAGGCATTGTCGGATTGATTATGATCGTTCTCGAGGCAGCCTTAGAATTAGAGTTAAAAAGCGATAAACTCATGCCTATTCTCAAATCAATGGCAATTGCTTTAATTGGATTAATTGCCTCTACATTTATAGCAGCTGTAATTTTAAAAGCATTAGTAAAAGGAATGACAATGCAATCTGCATGGTTATACGCAACACCATTATCGATATTATCCAGTGCAATTATTATACCCAGCGTATCATCACTACCCATTGCAAAAAAAGAATTTCATATCTATGAAAGTACATTTTCTGATATTCTGGGAATTATGTTGTTTTATTTCCTTACCGGAAGATTAAACCCGGCAGAAGATTCGGGAGTAGGTGGTTTTTTCCTTAACCTAATACTTACGATTGTAATTTCATTAGTAGCTAGTTATGCTATTATTCTAATATTTCAGAAAATTAAAAGTCAGGTAAAGTTGTTTTTACTTATTGCTGTACTATTGCTATTGTATGCTTTAGGGAAAAAAATGCATTTATCATCATTAATAATTATTTTGATCTTTGGATTAGTAATTGCCAATATGAAATTATTTTTTCAAGGAAAACTTAGAGGATATCTTCATCTCGAAAAAGCAAAATCTATCTATCATGAGTTGCACGTGATTACTGCCGAAACAGCCTTTGTAGTACGTACATTATTCTTTGTGATTTTTGGGATAACCATTGTACTTTCTTCTTTATTAAGTCTAAAAGTTACACTAATTAGTCTTTTGATATTAATCTCTATTTATGTTATACGATATGGGTTGCTACGCCTTTTTATGGGAAAAGATATTTCACCTCAATTGTTTATAGCACCAAGAGGATTGATCACAGTACTCTTATTTTATGCTATTCCTGCAGAAGCTATGATTGAAGGATTCGAACCAGGAATATTGTTATTTGTTATTATAGGTACTAGTTTGATTATGACAGGAGGGATGATAAGAGATAAAAAAATGAATCCAACTCAAGAATTGGAAACAGCAGACCCCAATGAAAGTATAGAAGAAACCGAATACTTTATTAATAACACAACAGATCTAAGTGAAATTGATGATGCTTTACCATCATCTGATGAACATGAAACCGAATAATGAAACGTTTACATCGATTAACAGCCATATTAGTAAAATTACAATCCAAAAAAGTGGTTCAGGCAGCAGAACTCGCGAATAAGTTTGAGGTGAGTTTACGTACCATATATAGAGATATGCAGGCTCTTACTGATGCCGGAGTTCCAATCGGAGCCGAAGCAGGTACAGGATACTATCTGGTAGATGGATATTCTTTACCACCCGTTATGTTTACAGAAAAGGAGGCAAATGCGTTACTTACTGCTTCTAAGATCATAAAAACTAACAATGACCAATCCCTGATTAATGAATATCAGGAAGCTATAGATAAGGTAATTGCAGTACTTAAAACTACACAAAAAGAAAAACTCAAAATTCTCGAAGAACGCGTTTTTACATATAACAGGACTGCAATTCACACAAGTACTTCTTTATCCGTTATTCAACAAGCAATTACAGACTTTAGAGTGCTCGAAATCCAATATACCAAAGCATCTGGAGAGTATAGTAAAAGAGTGATCGAACCACTTGGAGTATATTTTACTAACAATACCTGGATCATGATTGCACATTGTAGATTAAGAAAAGATTATCGTGAATTTAGAACAGATCGTATTCTTAATCTTATTGAAACTCAAGAGCTTTTTTCTCCAAAACATTTTAGCCTCGAGGATTATTATAAAAAAAGAGCCGAAGAGTGTAATTTTTCAACTTTTCCAAAAGAAAAATACTACTGACATAGGGTTGTCACAGGTGTGATTTAGTTTTGATGAAAATCATAAATCATAAACAATTAATCCTGATCATTATGATAAGCCTATTGTTTAATTGTGCAACAAAACCAAATCAAAACCCTGTATTAATGAAAACTAGAAGTAAAGTAGTAGAAGTTGTATTGTTTGAAGTCAATCCCGGATACTCACAGAAAGAAGCTGAAAGAGCATTAGCTTCTTTAAATGATGTATTAAAATTATATTACGGATTTATAGAAAGAACCACAGCAAAAAATGGAGATGGGAAATACATCGATATTGTATATTGGAGCGATATGAAATCTGCCAAAGATGCCGCTACAGGTATTATGAAAAACGATATAGCAACTTCTGCTTTTAGTATCATTAAACAAGAATCCGTTCAAATGCATCACTTTGATACATTTAATCACTTTGAAGAATAATATCAAAAATCGATCATGCCAATATTTATTTTGGATATGATTCTTTTTAGCAAGATTTTCTAAATCAAAGATTAAAACGGTTTAAACAATAAGGCATTATAAATTTATAATGCCTTATTGTTTAAATAAAATTATTACCTAAAAACAAATAAAAGCAGAATAAAATTCTTTTATTGATTAAATAAGTGGATTTAATACCTGATCATGGAGGTTTGTTAGAGCTTCATGTTTTCATAAAATATTATAAACAAGTGTTTTATACAAATACAATGATATGCTTTGTTTGCTTGTTTTTTAGATATTGGTCGTTGGTTTTAGTAGTATAAGGTATTATTATATTATGACTTCTTCTCTCATCAAAAAGTAAGTAAAATGCTGTTTTACCTGAAAAAATAACATTCCAATTTATAAATAAAATAGAAAAAGACTGAAAAGTGTTTATGTGATCATAAGAGATTATATAGAATTGCACACATGTCTTATGGCATATATTTAAGTATCTTAAGGGAAGTGTTTGCGATTTTTTATGACAACTTATTGTATTGTTTTTTTATGTTTCTAAGGAATAATAATGATGATAATAAAGGTTATAATAATGTATAAGAAAATGAATGTATATATGTTTTTTATTTATAATTAATTTAGAATATTTTTCTAGATAGATAATTTGTATTGGAATATTTTTCTTTTAGGTTTGCTTTGTAAATAGCTAAAAGAAAAAAAATGAATACATATAGAGATGCAAACCAGATTTTAGATTCAATAATAATAGGGGCGGGGCAAAGTGGATTAGCAGCTGCATATTATCTTAAGCAATTAAACAGAAATTTTGTTGTAATAGATAGCAATTCTGAAATAGGAGAATCTTGGTTAAAAAGATGGTCATCATTAAAACTATTTACACCTTCTCAATATAATAATTTACCTGGGTATGATTTTCCTTCGCCAAAGGGGCATTATCCAAATAAATATGAAGTAGCCGAGTATCTAAAGATGTATGCAAAAAAATTAGAGTTGACCGTGTTGTTCAATAGAACGGCTTCAGCTATTAAAAAAGAAAAAGATGTTTTTGAGATATTTTGCCAGGACGAAATATTTTATGCACAAGAGGTAATTGTAGCAAGTGGACCATTTCATATCCCATTTGTGCCAGGTTTTTCTAAAAATGTCTCTAATGATGTTATTCAAATACATAGTAAACAATATTTGAATCCGGATCAGTTAAAAGAAGGAAATGTATGTGTGGTGGGCTCAGGAGATAGCGGTGTTCAAATCACTAAGGAAATTGCTGAAACAAACCGCAAAGTATATCTGTCATGTGCAGAAAATACTTTTACGATATTTCCTCAAGAATTTTTAGGTAAAACACTATGGTGGTGGTTGAAGATATCGGGATTACTTTCTATAAGAACAGGTTCATTTCTGGGGAAATATATTCAAAATAGACAACAACCAATTATTGGTACAGATGTAAAAGCATTACTCAATAAGTCCAATGTTTTCAAAGTTGGTTTGACTACAAATTATAAAGATAACAAACTTCATTTTCAGGACACTTCTGCAGAAGTATCTAATATAGTATGGGCAACGGGGTATAAACCAGATTTTGGTATGCTGAAATTTCCAAACATTTTGAATGTCAATGGATATCCAAAAAACAAAAGAGGAGTTTCAGAGATTTACGGCCTTTATTTTATAGGGTTGCCCTGGATGCAGACAAGAGGTTCTGCGACTCTTGGGGGTGTGAAAAAAGATGCTAAATACCTCTTTGAGTATCTGAAAAAACAAAATTTAAAACCTATAAAATCTACAGTGTCAGTTGATAAAAAGAAAGAAGAAGTATTAGAAGTTGTGAATTAAAGTGAAGAAAACTCATATATCCCTTCTATGCATAAAGGAAAATCTATTAAGGAAAATCGTATGTGTTCTGTTTTTCTTTTTTTATTAATTTTGATAACACTTATCGTTTGATACTTATATAGATGATCCCAGAACATATTCTTAATAGAAAAGGAGCCAGAAGTTTTAAAGACCTTGATGATGAAGTTATATCTTATTTAAATAAAGGATTGATCCAAACAGCAAATCTTATGGAGTGGCTTACCGTAGACCAGTTGGCACTCTTAAAAAAAATTCTTAATGATATAAAAAAGCCAGATTGGTATGATAATTTTTATGAAGCGGTATCTGCCCAAAAAAAACCTTCTGCTAATGCTAATACCAAAGTTATAGGAACGACGTTTCTAGAACTAACCAATGATCAAAGTATTATTGATTACCTTTCTAATCATATTTCTGATGTTCCCAGATGTTGGGCTGCCTATTGGGTAGGTCTTAGAGAAAGTAAAATTGATAAAAAACTCGAAACCATTGCTCCTTATGCAGCAGATGTACACTTTGGAGTTAGAGAAGTAGCTATATTTTCCTGTAAAGAAGGAATTATAGAACATCTTGATATGGCTATTGATGTTTTATCAGAATGGACTTCTAGTACTGATGAAAATATTAGACGATATGCAGTAGAAGCTACACGTCCTATTGGAGTGTGGACTAAAAAAATAGACGAACTTAAAGAACACCCAGAAAAAGGAATCTCACTATTAGATCCTCTTAAATCTGATCCTTCTAAATACGTTAGAGATTCTGTGGGTAATTGGCTCAATGACGCCAGTAAATCTAAGCCAGAATGGGTTAAAAATGTATGTTCAAGGTGGGAAAAAGAATCTACTACCAAAGAAACAAGGTATATTCTAAAAAAAGCATTACGAACTATTAATAAGTAAAGTTCTTTATTGCGACAAAATAGCTGTTTTTTACTTTTTTACAGAACCTGATTTTGAATATATCAATAGTTAGAAAATGATATAATCTAACCCGTTCTATTGCGAATTCTTCATCGAATGTTGATAATGAAATTTTTTGGTTATTTTTTTATTAAATAATCATTAACACTGCTTGTTTTTGAGATAACTTCAACCGGTATCTATTGGGTTTTTCATAGTTTTAAATGATTTTTAAATCAATAAAAACAGATTAAAAAAAAATAGGTTCGTTTTATTCATGAATATTTTTCATATAAGTTTTGAATGTTATCCCATTGCCAAAGTTGGAGGGCTTGCAGATGTTGTAGGTGCTTTGCCAAAATATCAAAACAAAATGGAGCTTACAACTAGTGTAATAACTCCGTTTTATGACAATCGGTTTGTCAAAGATTCGAAACAAAAAACTATATATAAAAGCACAATACGGTTAGGAGAAATTACATATCCATATAGTATAGAAAAAATAAAATCTCCTGATATTGGGTTCCATGCATACTTGGTATACATCAAGGATATATTAGATAGACCTAATGTGTATAATTATGAAGATGATGCAGAACGATGCATTACTTTTCAATTAGCGGTTTTGGATTGGATAACTAGTCTAGAAGAAATGCCTGATGTAGTTCACTGTCATGATCATCATACGGCATTAATTCCGTTTTTGATGACTCATGCAAACCCATATACAAATCTTCAGGAAATACCTACGATTTTAACCATTCATAATGCACAATATCAAGGGCAGTTATCGTATGATAAATTACATTATTTACCTGCTTTCGATAGAGATAAAATAGGACTACTAGATTGGGATAATTGTATTAACCCTCTGGCTTCGGGAATAAAATGTGCCTGGAGAGTGACTACGGTTTCCCCAAGTTATATGGAAGAACTGCAAGAAAATGCAAATGGTCTGGAAAGGCTTTTAAGACATGAAAGAAAAAAATGTATCGGAATCCTCAATGGAATTGATACGTATACCTGGGATGCCGAGACAGACCCAATGATAATCAGTAACTACCAAAGAGCCAATGTAGTTTCTGGCAGAAAGGAAAATAAAAAATGGCTTTGTAATCATTTTGATCTAGATATAAGCAAACCTCTTTTTGGCTTCATAGGACGATTAGTAGGAGAAAAAGGAGCAGATCTATTACCAGATATCATAAAAGAATCACTACATACTACCGATATAAATATTATGATTTTGGGTTCAGGAAATTCTGAAACCGAAGAACAATTGCAGGTATTACAAGAAAAATTTGCTGGTAGATATAATACATATATAGGGTATGACGAAAAATTATCTCATATCATTTATGCAGGAGTAGACTTTTTATTAATGCCATCTCGTGTAGAACCTTGTGGCCTTAATCAGATGTATGCATTACGATATGGGGCCATTCCTATAGTTAGAAAAATAGGAGGGCTTAAGGATACGGTTATAGATATAGGAGAAGAAGGTTTTGGAATATGTCATGATAATGCTTCTGTACAAGAGGTTTGCTATGCGATAAAACGTGCGGTAGTTCTATATGAGGATCAAAAAAAATATAAAGAAATACAAAAACAGATTATGAAAATCGATCATTCATGGGATCGATCTGCTCATCAATATATCGCCATATATGAATCACTAATATCATAAAATGATCAACAAAAAAATTCTTGCCATTATTTTAGGAGGCGGCCAGGGAACCCGATTATCCCCTCTTACAGATCAACGATCTAAACCTGCAGTATCTATAGCTGGAAAGTACAGATTAGTAGATATTCCAATTTCTAATTGTATACATTGTGATATAAAAAGAATGTTTGTGCTTACCCAGTTTAACTCTGCATCCCTAAATAGGCATATTAAGAATACTTATATTTTTAGCAATTTTAGCGATGCTTTTGTTGATATTCTTGCAGCAGAACAGACTCCGGATAATAAAACATGGTATCAAGGTACTGCGGATGCAGTACGCCAATCGATGTATCAACTATTAAATCATGAGTTCGAATATGCATTGATCTTATCTGGTGATCAGTTATATCAAATGGATTTTAATGAGATGCTAGATGCTCATGTAGATAAAGGAGCCGACATATCAATTGCAACTATACCTGTTAAATCGAAGGAAGCTACCCAGTTTGGAATCCTAAAAACAGATGAGAATAGTTTTATCTCTTCTTTTGTAGAAAAACCAGAGCTGAAAGAACTTTCTGGATGGGAGTCTGAAGTTAGTGATGAAATGAAAAATGAAAACAGGCACTACCTGGCATCTATGGGGATTTATATATTTAATAAACAACTCCTGGCTGATATTTTATCTAATCCTGATACTATTGACTTTGGAAAAGAAATTATTCCTCAGGCAATTTCAAAAAATAAAGTATTGGCATATCAATATGAAGGATATTGGACAGATATCGGAAACGTACCCGCTTTTTTTGAAGCAAACATTAACTTAACCGATGATATTCCTCAGTTCGATTTGTTTAACAAAGAAAATTCAGTTTTAACCAGGCCACGTATACTTCCTCCTTCAAAAATTTCGGGTACCCGATTAAACAAATCCATGATTGCCGAAGGCTGTATTATTAATGCTAAAGAAATAGAACGCTCTGTAATTGGTATTCGCTCAAGAATTGGAAACGATACAATGATCAAAAATACCTATATGATCGGAAGTAACACGTATCAAAATATGAGTGAATTAGAAAATGATCATAACAATGGGATTCCGCCAATCGGTGTAGGGGACCGATGTATTATTACTAATACTATTATCGATAAAGATGCCAGGATAGGAAATGATGTTGTTATTAATGGAGGAACTCATCTTGAAGACACCGAGCAAGATTCATATGTAGTGAGAGAAGGTGTTGTTGTTATAAAAAAAGGGACTGTAATCCCTGATGGATTTAAATTATAGTATGTATGGATAGTGTAACTCCTTGTAGTTTCTTTTCAGAATTTGATATAAACCTTTTCAAAACAGGTAAACACTACCGTTTATATGAAAAATTTGGTTCCCATATCACTACAATTAATGGAGTAGAAGGTACTTATTTTTCTGTTTGGGCACCTTCAGCAAAATCTGTTTCTGTAATCGGAGATTTTAATCATTGGGTAGAAGGAAAACATCCATTATATGTACGATGGGATAAGTCCGGAATATGGGAAGGCTTTATCCCGAGCATAGGAAAAGGAACTGTCTATAAATATAAAATTCATTCTAATCATAATGATATTAAGACAGAAAAGGCAGATCCTTATGCTAGGCGGTGCGAACATCCTCCAAAAACGGCTTCTGTTGTCTGGGATGATAGCTATAAGTGGGAAGATGCAGCATGGATGAAGAAACGTAAAGAGTACAATGCTCTTGATGCTCCTTATTCTATTTATGAAGTGCATTTGGGTTCCTGGAAAAAAAAGATAGAAGAAAATCGATCTTTATCATATATAGAACTGTCTGATGAATTAGTTTCTTACGTTAAAGAAATGCAGTTTACTCATGTAGAATTGATGCCAGTGATGGAGTACCCTTATGATCCCTCATGGGGATACCAGGTTACCGGATATTTTGCACCTACATCTCGTTTTGGATACCCAGAAGAATTTAAAGTATTAATTGATAAACTCCATCAAAATGATATTGGAATTATCTTAGACTGGGTACCATCACATTTTCCCGAGGATACTCATGGTCTTGGTTTTTTTGATGGAACATGCCTCTATGAACACCCTGATAAGAAAAAAGGGTATCATCCGGATTGGAAAAGTCTAATATTTAACTACGGAAGAAATGAGGTAAAAAGCTTTCTGATTAGTAATGCCATTTTTTGGCTGGATCAGTATCATGCTGATGGATTACGAGTAGATGCTGTGGCCTCTATGTTATTTCTTGATTATTCTCGTGAAGATGGAGAATGGGAACCCAATATATATGGCGGGAGAGAAAACCTCGAAGCTATTGCTTTCATGAAAGAATTAAATGAAGAAGTATATCATAGTTTTCCTGATGTACAAACCATTGCAGAAGAATCTACATCGTTTCCTTTGGTTTCTAAACCTACCTATCTGGGAGGGTTAAGTTTTGGGATGAAGTGGATGATGGGGTGGATGCATGATACATTACAGTATTTTGCAAAAGAACCAATTTACAGAAAACACCATCAGAATGATCTTACCTTTAGTATGACCTATGCCTTTACCGAAAATTTTATGCTTCCATTATCACATGATGAAGTTGTTCATGGTAAAAGCAGTATAATTGGAAGAATGCCAGGAGATGAATGGCAGCAGTTTGCTAACCTTAGACTGCTATATGCCTATATGTTTACACATCCGGGAGCAAATCTGCTTTTTATGGGAGCAGAACTAGGACAACGAGAAGAATGGAATTTTCAGAATAGCTTAGATTGGTATATACTTCAGTATACATATCATTCTGGAATTCAGAAAATAATAAAAGATTTAAATATATTATATAGAAAATACCCAGCATTATATCAAAAACAGTTTAGTACTTCTGGTTTTGAGTGGATAAGCTATGATGATCATGAAAATTCTGTTATCGCCTATATGCGAAAAGGAAATGAAAAAGAAACCCCATTAATTATTGTTTGTAATTTTACGCCAATACCAAGAACAAATTATCGCATAGGACTTCCAGATAAAGGAAAATTAATACCATTATTTAATAGTGATGCCAAAGTATATGGAGGTAGTGGTGTTTCTAATAAAAAGGAATTGATTATAGTATCAAAAAAATGGCACAATCAAAAATATTCTGTAGCGGTTGATATTCCTCCTTTAGGAGCCGTTGTATTTAAGATTAATAAGTAAGTATATAATAATTTTATAAACAATTAGG
This region of Aquimarina spinulae genomic DNA includes:
- a CDS encoding glucose-1-phosphate adenylyltransferase, which produces MINKKILAIILGGGQGTRLSPLTDQRSKPAVSIAGKYRLVDIPISNCIHCDIKRMFVLTQFNSASLNRHIKNTYIFSNFSDAFVDILAAEQTPDNKTWYQGTADAVRQSMYQLLNHEFEYALILSGDQLYQMDFNEMLDAHVDKGADISIATIPVKSKEATQFGILKTDENSFISSFVEKPELKELSGWESEVSDEMKNENRHYLASMGIYIFNKQLLADILSNPDTIDFGKEIIPQAISKNKVLAYQYEGYWTDIGNVPAFFEANINLTDDIPQFDLFNKENSVLTRPRILPPSKISGTRLNKSMIAEGCIINAKEIERSVIGIRSRIGNDTMIKNTYMIGSNTYQNMSELENDHNNGIPPIGVGDRCIITNTIIDKDARIGNDVVINGGTHLEDTEQDSYVVREGVVVIKKGTVIPDGFKL
- a CDS encoding flavin-containing monooxygenase codes for the protein MNTYRDANQILDSIIIGAGQSGLAAAYYLKQLNRNFVVIDSNSEIGESWLKRWSSLKLFTPSQYNNLPGYDFPSPKGHYPNKYEVAEYLKMYAKKLELTVLFNRTASAIKKEKDVFEIFCQDEIFYAQEVIVASGPFHIPFVPGFSKNVSNDVIQIHSKQYLNPDQLKEGNVCVVGSGDSGVQITKEIAETNRKVYLSCAENTFTIFPQEFLGKTLWWWLKISGLLSIRTGSFLGKYIQNRQQPIIGTDVKALLNKSNVFKVGLTTNYKDNKLHFQDTSAEVSNIVWATGYKPDFGMLKFPNILNVNGYPKNKRGVSEIYGLYFIGLPWMQTRGSATLGGVKKDAKYLFEYLKKQNLKPIKSTVSVDKKKEEVLEVVN
- a CDS encoding helix-turn-helix transcriptional regulator, with the protein product MKRLHRLTAILVKLQSKKVVQAAELANKFEVSLRTIYRDMQALTDAGVPIGAEAGTGYYLVDGYSLPPVMFTEKEANALLTASKIIKTNNDQSLINEYQEAIDKVIAVLKTTQKEKLKILEERVFTYNRTAIHTSTSLSVIQQAITDFRVLEIQYTKASGEYSKRVIEPLGVYFTNNTWIMIAHCRLRKDYREFRTDRILNLIETQELFSPKHFSLEDYYKKRAEECNFSTFPKEKYY
- a CDS encoding RNA polymerase sigma factor is translated as MRNNPTQQDYELIRKTNKGDTSAFRQLVYIYKDVSLSLASSIIKDSSIAEDVVQDVFIKVYHKLDTFSFKSSFATWLYRIVVNTCYNQLKKQKQNVPLNVIEDTAIIISEEKNILSEADQKKYINLALQKLRPDESLLLRLFYLCELSIKEIEEITGFKPSKIKVDLHRGRENVHFQLKRLLGNDLKHLL
- a CDS encoding cation:proton antiporter codes for the protein MEIFSSYNVIIGISLIIILSFIFNGVAKKTNVPAVLLLIILGIIIQYILKAFGGDTIDFFPMLEVLGIVGLIMIVLEAALELELKSDKLMPILKSMAIALIGLIASTFIAAVILKALVKGMTMQSAWLYATPLSILSSAIIIPSVSSLPIAKKEFHIYESTFSDILGIMLFYFLTGRLNPAEDSGVGGFFLNLILTIVISLVASYAIILIFQKIKSQVKLFLLIAVLLLLYALGKKMHLSSLIIILIFGLVIANMKLFFQGKLRGYLHLEKAKSIYHELHVITAETAFVVRTLFFVIFGITIVLSSLLSLKVTLISLLILISIYVIRYGLLRLFMGKDISPQLFIAPRGLITVLLFYAIPAEAMIEGFEPGILLFVIIGTSLIMTGGMIRDKKMNPTQELETADPNESIEETEYFINNTTDLSEIDDALPSSDEHETE
- a CDS encoding glycogen synthase, producing the protein MNIFHISFECYPIAKVGGLADVVGALPKYQNKMELTTSVITPFYDNRFVKDSKQKTIYKSTIRLGEITYPYSIEKIKSPDIGFHAYLVYIKDILDRPNVYNYEDDAERCITFQLAVLDWITSLEEMPDVVHCHDHHTALIPFLMTHANPYTNLQEIPTILTIHNAQYQGQLSYDKLHYLPAFDRDKIGLLDWDNCINPLASGIKCAWRVTTVSPSYMEELQENANGLERLLRHERKKCIGILNGIDTYTWDAETDPMIISNYQRANVVSGRKENKKWLCNHFDLDISKPLFGFIGRLVGEKGADLLPDIIKESLHTTDINIMILGSGNSETEEQLQVLQEKFAGRYNTYIGYDEKLSHIIYAGVDFLLMPSRVEPCGLNQMYALRYGAIPIVRKIGGLKDTVIDIGEEGFGICHDNASVQEVCYAIKRAVVLYEDQKKYKEIQKQIMKIDHSWDRSAHQYIAIYESLIS
- a CDS encoding phospholipase A, which codes for MKVFISLILLVFTYSFSLGQTMIHDPGGNLSQRWQINNDTIKLFKIVPYKPVYFLLANYTSDINNQPLSDNPINSVDEPSDFTNTELKFQLSFKTKAIRNILGKKIGGDLWVAYTQSSRWQLYSAHISRPFRETNYEPEFMLTFPTAYKIWGLNGVFAGIGINHQSNGRSNPLSRSWNRVILQVGWETPSLSIVLKPWWRVQETPIEDNNPGIENYVGRVELLSAFSKGRHDISIIARHSLRGGSRNRGSIRLDYAIKVLDLLQIHAQVFHGYGESLIDYNHKQTTVGVGLSLLQWR
- a CDS encoding DNA alkylation repair protein, which translates into the protein MIPEHILNRKGARSFKDLDDEVISYLNKGLIQTANLMEWLTVDQLALLKKILNDIKKPDWYDNFYEAVSAQKKPSANANTKVIGTTFLELTNDQSIIDYLSNHISDVPRCWAAYWVGLRESKIDKKLETIAPYAADVHFGVREVAIFSCKEGIIEHLDMAIDVLSEWTSSTDENIRRYAVEATRPIGVWTKKIDELKEHPEKGISLLDPLKSDPSKYVRDSVGNWLNDASKSKPEWVKNVCSRWEKESTTKETRYILKKALRTINK